In Deltaproteobacteria bacterium, the DNA window GCTCGTGGGTGAGCCAGGCCGCGCTTAGCAGTAGCAGGGTGGCCGCTAGCACGTCCGAACGGCCGGCGATCCACGCCACTGACTCGACATGGATCGGATGCACGGCGAAGAGCGCCGCCGCCAAAGCGCTGGCGGAGGCGCTGCCCAGGAGACGAACGCCCAGCCACCACAGCAACGCGGTGTTAGCGCCGTGAGCCAGCACGACGGAGAAGTGAAACCAGAAGGGGGTCTCGCCACCCAGTGAGCGATCGAGCAGAAAGCTCAGGAAGATCAGCGGCCGATAGTAATACTTGGGCACGATCTCGGGCGGTAGCAGCAGCTCGCGCAGGCCGTGGATCGCACGCAGCTGTTCGAGAACCAGCGGGTCATCCCAGATGAAGCCGTGGCGCAGTGCGGGCAAGTAGACCAGCAGAGCCAGCGCCGTGGCGGCTAGACCCCAGGGCCATTCTCGTGGCGGCGCGCCCGCCGTAGAGGGCGGCTGCCGGCGTAGCGGGCGGCGCTTCACTCGTTACCGGCGGGCGCCGGATTGAGCAGATCCATACCCAGCGTGGAGGGGAAGAGGGCCGCAAGCTCCTCCGCCGTCCAGCGAGCGGCGGCGGTGATCGTGCGCGCAGGCGCCGGGTAATTCAGCAACGCGATTAGGCCGCCCATCACCAGGAAGGTCTGGCCGTTGATGTTAGCGGCGGCGTCGCTGGCGAGGTAGGTGACGAACGGGGCGACATCGTCGGGGTCGCGCTGCGGGCGGGGCAATGAAGTGAGTGACTCACCGCCGATGCTGGCCATGCCGCGCTGCTGCCGGATGGCGCGCGCCTGCTGCGGAATGGTCGCCACCAGGCGCGTCGCTGCCGCCGGCGCCACCGCGTTCGCCGTGATGCCGTACTTGCCCAGGTCGCGCGCCACCACCCGGGTGAAGCCGGCGATGCCGTCTTTAGCGGCGCCGTAGTTGGCTTGCCCGGAGTTGCCGTACAGACCCGAGGTCGACGACATGCTGATGATGCGGCCGGCGCTCTTCTGCTCGCGCAGCACGCGCGCCGCATGCCGGGTGCAATTGAAGGTGCCCTTGAGGTGGACGGCGATCACCGCCTCCCACTCCGCCTCGCTCATGTTGAAGATCATGCGGTCGCGCAGGATGCCGGCGTTGTTGACCAGGATGTCGAGCCGGCCAAACGACGTGAGCGCGGTCTTCACAATACGTTCCGCCGCGGCGAAGTCGGCGACGCTGTCGCAGTTGGCGACCGCCTGGCCGCCGGCAGCACGGATTTCACTGGCGACCGCCTCGGCCGCCGCCGGCGAGGCCCCCGAGCCGTCGGGCTCGCCCCCGAGATCATTGACCACCACGGCAGCGCCTTCTTGCGCCATCAGCAGGGCAATGCCCCGGCCGATGCCGCGCCCGGCACCGGTAACGATCGCTACTTTGCCTTTCAGGCGTTCGCCCATGGACGAGTCCCCGCTCCGGTGCCGTCAGCTGCGCGGCGGCGCCGGGTTCACCAAGCCCTCAGCCAGCGTTTGCGGCACCAGCGCATCGAGCTCATCGAGCGTCCAGCGCCCGGCCTTATAGATGGTCTTGATCGGCCGCGGTTGCGAGATCAACGACACCGAGCCGCCGGCACAGAGAAAGAACTGGC includes these proteins:
- a CDS encoding SDR family oxidoreductase, which codes for MGERLKGKVAIVTGAGRGIGRGIALLMAQEGAAVVVNDLGGEPDGSGASPAAAEAVASEIRAAGGQAVANCDSVADFAAAERIVKTALTSFGRLDILVNNAGILRDRMIFNMSEAEWEAVIAVHLKGTFNCTRHAARVLREQKSAGRIISMSSTSGLYGNSGQANYGAAKDGIAGFTRVVARDLGKYGITANAVAPAAATRLVATIPQQARAIRQQRGMASIGGESLTSLPRPQRDPDDVAPFVTYLASDAAANINGQTFLVMGGLIALLNYPAPARTITAAARWTAEELAALFPSTLGMDLLNPAPAGNE